One segment of Paramormyrops kingsleyae isolate MSU_618 chromosome 8, PKINGS_0.4, whole genome shotgun sequence DNA contains the following:
- the matn4 gene encoding matrilin-4 — protein sequence MSLLWSCLSLLCLAASSKARPQTDTAQKCKSVDLVFIIDSSRSVRPHEFETMRKFMINIIQTLDVGPNATRVGVVQYSSQVQNVFSLRTFSRVEDMVKSINEIIPLAQGTMTGLAIQYTMTAAFSAVEGARPNVPDVAVIVTDGRPQDRVAEVALAARQKGIEIFAVGVARADMSSLRAMASAPLESHVFLVESFDLIHQFGKQFRGELCDKEVDPCLEPTHGCEHICESSSGSYHCKCFPGYRLNADGRTCSVVDLCAEGKHNCEQICTSSPGSFTCSCRTGYNLHRDKRTCTMINYCSFGNHSCQHECVSVLNGYFCRCDEGYILQENGKDCQLENLCNTVEHGCQHQCVSIPGSYYCVCPEGQVLQEDGKTCGTCRSANIDLVMLIDGSKSVRPQNFELVKQFVNQVVDSLDVSSHGTRIGLVQYSSRVRTEFTLNSFAKAQDIKDAVRKVEYMEKGTMTGLALKHMVENSFSEAEGARVANKHIPKVGLVFTDGRSQDDITEWAKNAKDAGIMMYAVGVGKAVEDELREIASEPLDKHFFYATDFSAIGQIAENLKLNVCAEESQGEIEVKDPCTCESQVEFQQTTMVALEQLTQKMAGLTARLEDLENELLTRK from the exons ATGAGTCTGCTATGGAgctgtctgtctctcctctGCTTGGCTGCCTCTTCGAAAGCCAGGCCGCAAACAG ATACAGCCCAAAAGTGCAAGTCTGTGGATCTCGTGTTCATCATTGACAGCTCCCGGAGTGTGCGTCCTCATGAATTCGAGACCATGCGCAAGTTCATGATCAACATCATCCAGACTCTAGACGTGGGCCCCAATGCCACACGGGTGGGCGTGGTTCAATACTCCAGCCAAGTCCAGAATGTCTTCTCTCTCAGGACCTTCTCAAGAGTGGAAGACATGGTCAAGAGCATCAACGAAATCATCCCCCTGGCACAGGGCACCATGACGGGTCTGGCCATTCAGTACACAATGACTGCGGCCTTCTCGGCTGTTGAGGGTGCCAGACCCAATGTCCCTGATGTCGCGGTGATCGTGACGGATGGGAGACCCCAGGATCGCGTGGCCGAGGTGGCTTTGGCCGCCAGGCAGAAAGGAATTGAGATCTTCGCCGTGGGCGTGGCCAGGGCAGACATGAGCTCCCTACGTGCCATGGCCTCCGCACCTTTGGAGAGCCACGTGTTTCTGGTCGAGTCCTTCGACCTCATCCACCAGTTTGGGAAGCAGTTCCGGGGAGAGCTGTGTGATAAAG AGGTGGACCCCTGCCTGGAGCCAACCCATGGCTGCGAGCACATTTGTGAGAGTTCATCAGGATCCTACCACTGCAAGTGTTTCCCTGGGTATCGGCTGAATGCCGACGGCAGGACCTGCTCAG TGGTGGACCTCTGTGCGGAAGGGAAGCACAACTGCGAGCAGATCTGCACCAGCTCCCCTGGCTCCTTCACATGCAGCTGCAGGACTGGTTACAACCTCCACCGAGACAAGCGGACCTGCACAA TGATCAACTACTGCTCCTTCGGGAATCACAGCTGTCAACACGAGTGCGTCAGTGTCCTCAATGGCTATTTTTGCCGCTGTGATGAAGGATACATACTTCAGGAGAACGGGAAGGACTGTCAGC TGGAGAACCTGTGCAACACTGTGGAACATGGCTGCCAACACCAGTGTGTCAGCATCCCGGGCTCTTACTACTGTGTCTGCCCCGAGGGCCAGGTGCTGCAGGAGGACGGCAAGACGTGCGGCA CTTGCAGATCTGCAAATATCGACCTGGTAATGCTCATTGACGGCTCCAAGAGCGTGCGGCCTCAGAACTTCGAGCTCGTGAAGCAGTTCGTGAACCAAGTTGTGGACTCCCTGGATGTTTCGTCCCATGGCACTCGGATTGGCCTGGTCCAGTATTCCAGCCGCGTCCGCACTGAGTTCACCCTGAACAGCTTTGCCAAAGCCCAGGACATCAAGGATGCGGTGAGGAAGGTGGAGTACATGGAGAAAGGCACCATGACAGGCCTGGCACTGAAACACATGGTGGAGAACAGCTTTTCAGAGGCTGAGGGTGCCCGTGTGGCCAACAAGCACATCCCCAAAGTGGGCCTGGTCTTCACGGACGGCCGCTCCCAAGACGACATCACAGAATGGGCAAAAAATGCAAAGGATGCAG GCATCATGATGTACGCTGTGGGCGTTGGGAAGGCAGTCGAGGACGAGCTACGTGAGATTGCCTCGGAACCCCTCGACAAGCACTTCTTCTACGCCACCGACTTCTCTGCCATCGGGCAGATTGCAGAGAACCTGAAACTCAACGTCTGTGCAG
- the rbpjl gene encoding recombining binding protein suppressor of hairless-like protein, which produces MGLDNPGSAQMDSFKLAFEEQADAKKFACAKALYISDADKRKHFRLVVKLFFSSGHEVGSFYSKLIKVISKPSQKKQSMKNADLCILSGSKVSLFNRLRSQTVSTRYLAVEGGAFVASARQWAAFTITLVERQQTEKGEFSPREGYVYYGCVVQLICTVTGVALPPMVIRKVNKQHAILDVEEPVSQLHKCAFQFKESKMYLCLSNEKIIQFQALPCSKEPGRELLNDGSCWTIIGTEMVEYTFSESQASLQSSVTPIPIISALELNGGGHVAMLEIHGENFGPHLKVWFGNVEAETMFRTPKSMLCVVPDVSVFSGEWKWLRHPITVPLSLIRSDGLIYRSTFTFTYTPEHSPPAKPKVPLEHNTDSDSLIHSIHQEFTRTNFHLFMQN; this is translated from the exons ATGGGTCTTGACAACCCTGGAAGTGCCCAGATGGACAGCTTTAAACTGGCCTTTGAGGAACAAGCTGATGCAAAG AAGTTTGCCTGTGCAAAGGCGCTGTACATTTCTGACGCAGACAAGCGAAAGCACTTCCGACTGGTAGTGAAGCTTTTTTTTAGCAGTGGACACGAAGTCGGCTCCTTCTACAGCAAGCTGATCAAAGTGATTTCCAAGCCGTCTCAGAAGAAGCAGTCGATGAAGAATGCAGACC TGTGCATTCTGTCAGGATCCAAGGTGTCGCTCTTTAACCGCTTGCGATCTCAGACCGTTAGCACACGCTACCTGGCTGTGGAAGGAGGTGCATTTGTGGCCAGTGCCAGGCAGTGGGCAGCCTTCACCATTACTCTCG TGGAGCGGCAGCAGACGGAGAAGGGGGAGTTTTCGCCGCGGGAAGGCTACGTCTATTATGGCTGCGTAGTCCAACTCATCTGCACCGTCACCGGGGTAGCTCTACCCCCCATG GTGATTCGAAAGGTGAACAAGCAACATGCCATTCTGGATGTGGAGGAGCCTGTCTCCCAACTCCACAAATGTGCTTTCCAGTTCAAGGAGAGCAAAATGTACCTGTGTCTCTCCAATGAAAAAATCATACAGTTCCAG GCGTTGCCGTGCTCTAAGGAACCTGGCCGAGAGCTTCTGAACGACGGCTCGTGCTGGACCATCATTGGCACGGAGATGGTGGAGTACACCTTCAGCGAGAGCCAGGCCTCCCTGCAGAGCTCCGTCACCCCCATCCCCATCATCAGCGCTCTGGAG CTGAACGGTGGCGGACATGTGGCCATGTTAGAGATACACGGGGAGAATTTTGGCCCACATCTGAAGGTCTGGTTTGGAAATGTGGAAGCGGAAACAATGTTCAG GACTCCCAAGTCGATGCTGTGTGTTGTACCAGACGTGTCAGTGTTCAGTGGGGAGTGGAAATGGCTGCGGCACCCAATCACCGTCCCCCTGTCCTTAATCCGCTCAGATGGTTTGATCTACAGGAGCACCTTCACCTTCACCTACACCCCAGAGCACAGCCCCCCCGCCAAGCCCAAGGTGCCTCTTGAGCACAACACAGACTCTGACAGCCTCATACACTCCATTCACCAGGAGTTCACACGCACCAATTTCCACCTCTTCATGCAGAATTAG